One segment of Rattus norvegicus strain BN/NHsdMcwi chromosome 16, GRCr8, whole genome shotgun sequence DNA contains the following:
- the Plat gene encoding tissue-type plasminogen activator isoform X2 gives MKGELLCVLLLCGVAFTLPDQGIHRRFRRGARSYRATCRDEQTQTTYQQHQSWLRPMLRGNRVEYCRCNSGLAQCHSVPVRSCSEPRCFNGGTCQQALYFSDFVCQCPDGFVGKRCDIDTRATCFEGQGITYRGTWSTAENGAECINWNSSALSQKPYSARRPNAIKLGLGNHNYCRNPDRDVKPWCYVFKAGKYTTEFCSTPACPKGPTEDCYVGKGVTYRGTHSFTTSKASCLPWNSMILIGKTYTAWRANSQALGLGRHNYCRNPDGDAKPWCHVMKDRKLTWEYCDMSPCSTCGLRQYKQPQFRIKGGLFTDITSHPWQAAIFVKNKRSPGERFLCGGVLISSCWVLSAAHCFVERFPPHHLKVVLGRTYRVVPGEEEQTFEIEKYIVHKEFDDDTYDNDIALLQLRSDSSQCAQESSSVGTACLPDPDVQLPDWTECELSGYGKHEASSPFFSDRLKEAHVRLYPSSRCTSQHLFNKTITSNMLCAGDTRTGGNQDVHDACQGDSGGPLVCMIDKRMTLLGIISWGLGCGQKDVPGIYTKVTNYLNWIQDNMKQ, from the exons ATGAAGGGAGAGCTGTTGTGCGTCCTGCTGCTTTGTGGAGTGGCGTTCACGTTGCCTGACCAG GGAATACACAGGAGGTTCAGAAGAGGAGCTCGGTCCTACAGAG CGACCTGCAGAGATGAACAGACTCAGACAACTTACCAACAGCATCAGTCATGGCTACGTCCCATGCTCAGAGGCAATCGGGTGGAATACTGCCGGTGCAACAGCGGCCTGGCACAGTGCCACTCGGTGCCCGTCCGAA GTTGCAGTGAACCGAGATGCTTCAATGGGGGTACGTGTCAGCAGGCCCTGTATTTCTCTGACTTCGTCTGCCAGTGCCCTGACGGATTTGTTGGGAAACGCTGTGATATAG ATACCAGAGCAACCTGCTTCGAGGGCCAGGGCATCACCTACAGAGGCACATGGAGCACAGCAGAAAATGGGGCTGAATGCATCAACTGGAATAGCAGTGCCCTGTCCCAGAAGCCCTACAGTGCAAGGAGGCCAAATGCCATCAAGCTGGGCCTTGGGAATCACAATTACTGCAG AAACCCAGACCGAGACGTGAAGCCCTGGTGCTATGTCTTTAAGGCAGGGAAGTATACCACGGAGTTCTGCAGCACGCCGGCTTGCCCTAAGG GACCAACTGAGGACTGCTATGTTGGAAAAGGTGTGACTTACCGTGGCACCCACAGCTTTACCACATCCAAGGCCTCCTGCCTCCCATGGAATTCCATGATCCTGATAGGCAAGACTTACACAGCGTGGAGGGCCAACTCCCAGGCACTTGGCCTGGGCAGACACAATTATTGCCG GAACCCAGATGGGGATGCCAAACCTTGGTGCCACGTGATGAAGGACCGAAAGCTGACATGGGAATATTGCGACATGTCCCCATGCT cCACCTGCGGCCTGAGGCAATACAAACAGCCTCAGTTTCGAATTAAAGGAGGACTCTTCACAGACATCACCTCACACCCTTGGCAGGCCGCCATCTTTGTCAAGAACAAGAGGTCTCCAGGAGAGAGATTCCTGTGTGGAGGGGTGCTGATCAGTTCCTGCTGGGTGCTATCTGCCGCCCACTGCTTTGTAGAGAG GTTTCCACCCCATCATCTTAAAGTGGTCTTGGGCAGAACATACAGAGTGGTCCCTGGAGAGGAGGAGCAGACATTCGAGATCGAAAAGTACATAGTCCATAAGGAATTTGATGACGACACTTATGACAATGACATCG CATTACTGCAGCTGAGGTCAGATTCCAGTCAGTGTGCCCAGGAGAGCAGTTCTGTCGGCACTGCCTGCCTCCCTGACCCCGACGTACAGCTTCCTGACTGGACAGAGTGTGAGCTTTCTGGCTACGGCAAGCATGAGGCAT cctctcctttcttctctgaccGGCTGAAGGAGGCTCACGTCAGACTGTATCCGTCCAGCCGCTGTACCTCACAGCATCTGTTTAACAAAACCATCACGAGCAACATGCTGTGTGCAGGAGACACCCGAACTGGGGGCAACCAAGACGTCCATGACGCGTGCCAG GGTGACTCAGGAGGCCCTCTGGTGTGCATGATCGATAAGCGGATGACTTTACTGGGCATCATCAGCTGGGGCCTCGGCTGTGGGCAGAAGGACGTGCCAGGGATATACACAAAGGTCACTAATTACCTGAACTGGATCCAAGACAACATGAAGCAATGA
- the Plat gene encoding tissue-type plasminogen activator isoform X1, with protein MEAQTCSSAESGPASIIHTEGTVLCNDSGDTEETGSKMKGELLCVLLLCGVAFTLPDQGIHRRFRRGARSYRATCRDEQTQTTYQQHQSWLRPMLRGNRVEYCRCNSGLAQCHSVPVRSCSEPRCFNGGTCQQALYFSDFVCQCPDGFVGKRCDIDTRATCFEGQGITYRGTWSTAENGAECINWNSSALSQKPYSARRPNAIKLGLGNHNYCRNPDRDVKPWCYVFKAGKYTTEFCSTPACPKGPTEDCYVGKGVTYRGTHSFTTSKASCLPWNSMILIGKTYTAWRANSQALGLGRHNYCRNPDGDAKPWCHVMKDRKLTWEYCDMSPCSTCGLRQYKQPQFRIKGGLFTDITSHPWQAAIFVKNKRSPGERFLCGGVLISSCWVLSAAHCFVERFPPHHLKVVLGRTYRVVPGEEEQTFEIEKYIVHKEFDDDTYDNDIALLQLRSDSSQCAQESSSVGTACLPDPDVQLPDWTECELSGYGKHEASSPFFSDRLKEAHVRLYPSSRCTSQHLFNKTITSNMLCAGDTRTGGNQDVHDACQGDSGGPLVCMIDKRMTLLGIISWGLGCGQKDVPGIYTKVTNYLNWIQDNMKQ; from the exons ATGGAAGCGCAGACTTGTAGTTCAGCAGAAAGCGGACCAGCCAGCATCATCCACACAGAAGGGACAGTTCTTTGCAATGACTCCGG GGACACGGAAGAAACGGGGAGCAAAATGAAGGGAGAGCTGTTGTGCGTCCTGCTGCTTTGTGGAGTGGCGTTCACGTTGCCTGACCAG GGAATACACAGGAGGTTCAGAAGAGGAGCTCGGTCCTACAGAG CGACCTGCAGAGATGAACAGACTCAGACAACTTACCAACAGCATCAGTCATGGCTACGTCCCATGCTCAGAGGCAATCGGGTGGAATACTGCCGGTGCAACAGCGGCCTGGCACAGTGCCACTCGGTGCCCGTCCGAA GTTGCAGTGAACCGAGATGCTTCAATGGGGGTACGTGTCAGCAGGCCCTGTATTTCTCTGACTTCGTCTGCCAGTGCCCTGACGGATTTGTTGGGAAACGCTGTGATATAG ATACCAGAGCAACCTGCTTCGAGGGCCAGGGCATCACCTACAGAGGCACATGGAGCACAGCAGAAAATGGGGCTGAATGCATCAACTGGAATAGCAGTGCCCTGTCCCAGAAGCCCTACAGTGCAAGGAGGCCAAATGCCATCAAGCTGGGCCTTGGGAATCACAATTACTGCAG AAACCCAGACCGAGACGTGAAGCCCTGGTGCTATGTCTTTAAGGCAGGGAAGTATACCACGGAGTTCTGCAGCACGCCGGCTTGCCCTAAGG GACCAACTGAGGACTGCTATGTTGGAAAAGGTGTGACTTACCGTGGCACCCACAGCTTTACCACATCCAAGGCCTCCTGCCTCCCATGGAATTCCATGATCCTGATAGGCAAGACTTACACAGCGTGGAGGGCCAACTCCCAGGCACTTGGCCTGGGCAGACACAATTATTGCCG GAACCCAGATGGGGATGCCAAACCTTGGTGCCACGTGATGAAGGACCGAAAGCTGACATGGGAATATTGCGACATGTCCCCATGCT cCACCTGCGGCCTGAGGCAATACAAACAGCCTCAGTTTCGAATTAAAGGAGGACTCTTCACAGACATCACCTCACACCCTTGGCAGGCCGCCATCTTTGTCAAGAACAAGAGGTCTCCAGGAGAGAGATTCCTGTGTGGAGGGGTGCTGATCAGTTCCTGCTGGGTGCTATCTGCCGCCCACTGCTTTGTAGAGAG GTTTCCACCCCATCATCTTAAAGTGGTCTTGGGCAGAACATACAGAGTGGTCCCTGGAGAGGAGGAGCAGACATTCGAGATCGAAAAGTACATAGTCCATAAGGAATTTGATGACGACACTTATGACAATGACATCG CATTACTGCAGCTGAGGTCAGATTCCAGTCAGTGTGCCCAGGAGAGCAGTTCTGTCGGCACTGCCTGCCTCCCTGACCCCGACGTACAGCTTCCTGACTGGACAGAGTGTGAGCTTTCTGGCTACGGCAAGCATGAGGCAT cctctcctttcttctctgaccGGCTGAAGGAGGCTCACGTCAGACTGTATCCGTCCAGCCGCTGTACCTCACAGCATCTGTTTAACAAAACCATCACGAGCAACATGCTGTGTGCAGGAGACACCCGAACTGGGGGCAACCAAGACGTCCATGACGCGTGCCAG GGTGACTCAGGAGGCCCTCTGGTGTGCATGATCGATAAGCGGATGACTTTACTGGGCATCATCAGCTGGGGCCTCGGCTGTGGGCAGAAGGACGTGCCAGGGATATACACAAAGGTCACTAATTACCTGAACTGGATCCAAGACAACATGAAGCAATGA